One Azoarcus sp. DN11 DNA segment encodes these proteins:
- a CDS encoding conjugative transfer ATPase, with protein MAWTVPFLRARQAETPADDAWTRHVSMLTEHGISEPGSALAVRRRKPATEADAQALYDVAPSFADLLPWAEYLPGSKSMLLEDGLSVAAFFELAPVGTEGRELAWLWQARDALENALQDSFDELDENPWVVQLYAQDEANWDGYLRGLASYVRPRAQGSAFSEFYLRFFAHHLRAITKPGGLFEDTTVTRLPWRGQIRRVRMVVYRRTPMSASSGRGQSPEQALTTICDRLVGGLANAGVKARRMDAADIQDWLLRWFNPHPTCLGPNVEDRERFYALTRYPTEHEEGEIELASGDFAQRLFFGQPRSDVENGVWFLDGLPHRVIVMDRLRMPPPTGHLTGETRKGGDAVNALFDQMPEDTVMCLTLVATPQDVLEAYLNHLSRKSVGETLASEQTRQDVQQARSLIGSAHKLYRGALAFYLRGRDLAQLDARGLQLVNVMLNAGLQPVREEDEVAPLNSYLRWLPCVFDPALDKRQWYTQLMFAQHAANLAPVWGRSQGTGHPGITFFNRGGGPITFDPLNRLDRQMNAHLFLFGPTGSGKSATLNNILNQVTAIYRPRLFIVEAGNSFGLFGDFAARLGLTVHRVKLAPGAGVSLAPFADAHRLVETPSQVQTLDADALDEDREEAAQVADADEQRDVLGELEITARLMITGGEDKEEARMTRADRSLIRQCILDAAQRCVAEKRTVLTRDVRDALRERARDATLPEARRTRLLEMADAMDMFCQGVDGEMFDRPGTPWPEADITIVDLATFAREGYNAQLSIAYISLINTVNNIAERDQFLGRPIINVTDEGHIITKNPLLAPYVVKITKMWRKLGAWYWLATQNIDDLPKAAEPMLNMIEWWICLSMPPDEVEKIARFRELSPAQKALMLSARKEAGKFSEGVILSKSMEVLFRAVPPSLYLALAQTEPEEKAERFQLIQQYGIGELDAAFKVAEKIDRARGIEPLALDALA; from the coding sequence ATGGCCTGGACCGTTCCCTTCCTGCGGGCACGTCAGGCTGAAACGCCAGCCGACGACGCCTGGACGCGGCACGTGTCGATGCTGACCGAGCATGGCATCAGCGAGCCCGGCAGTGCGCTGGCCGTCCGCCGCCGCAAGCCGGCCACCGAGGCGGACGCCCAGGCGCTCTACGACGTGGCTCCGTCCTTCGCCGATCTGTTGCCCTGGGCCGAGTACCTGCCCGGCTCGAAGAGCATGCTGCTCGAGGATGGCCTGTCGGTGGCGGCTTTCTTCGAGCTGGCTCCGGTCGGCACCGAAGGCCGCGAGCTGGCCTGGCTGTGGCAGGCGCGAGACGCGCTGGAGAACGCGCTGCAGGACTCCTTCGACGAACTCGACGAGAACCCCTGGGTGGTCCAGCTCTATGCCCAGGACGAGGCGAACTGGGACGGTTATCTGCGCGGGCTGGCCAGCTACGTGCGGCCGCGCGCCCAAGGCAGCGCTTTCAGCGAGTTTTACCTGCGCTTCTTCGCCCACCACCTGCGCGCGATCACCAAGCCCGGTGGCCTGTTCGAAGACACCACGGTGACGCGCCTGCCATGGCGCGGCCAGATCCGGCGGGTGCGCATGGTGGTCTATCGGCGCACGCCCATGTCTGCGTCGTCCGGCCGCGGCCAGTCGCCCGAGCAGGCGCTGACGACGATCTGCGACCGGCTCGTGGGCGGCCTCGCGAACGCGGGTGTGAAGGCACGTCGCATGGACGCCGCCGACATCCAAGACTGGCTGCTGCGCTGGTTCAACCCCCATCCGACTTGTCTCGGCCCGAACGTCGAGGACCGGGAACGCTTCTACGCGCTGACCCGCTATCCAACGGAGCATGAGGAGGGTGAAATCGAGCTGGCCAGCGGAGATTTCGCCCAGCGCCTGTTCTTCGGACAGCCGCGCTCGGATGTGGAGAATGGCGTCTGGTTCCTCGACGGCCTGCCGCACCGGGTCATCGTCATGGACCGCCTGCGCATGCCACCGCCGACGGGACACCTCACCGGGGAGACCCGCAAGGGTGGCGATGCGGTCAATGCGCTGTTCGACCAGATGCCGGAAGACACGGTGATGTGCCTGACGCTCGTGGCCACGCCTCAGGACGTGCTGGAAGCGTACCTGAACCACCTGAGCAGGAAGTCGGTCGGCGAGACCCTCGCTTCGGAGCAGACCCGCCAGGACGTCCAGCAGGCGCGCAGCCTGATCGGCAGTGCGCACAAGCTCTATCGCGGCGCGCTGGCATTTTACCTGCGCGGTCGCGATCTGGCGCAGCTCGACGCCCGCGGCTTGCAACTGGTCAACGTCATGCTCAATGCCGGCCTGCAGCCGGTGCGCGAGGAAGACGAGGTGGCGCCGCTCAACAGCTACCTGCGCTGGCTGCCCTGTGTGTTCGACCCGGCCCTCGACAAGCGCCAGTGGTACACCCAGCTCATGTTCGCGCAACACGCCGCGAACCTCGCGCCGGTCTGGGGCCGCAGCCAGGGGACGGGGCATCCGGGTATCACCTTCTTCAACCGCGGCGGCGGTCCGATCACCTTCGATCCCTTGAATCGCCTCGACCGGCAGATGAACGCGCACCTGTTCCTGTTCGGCCCGACGGGTTCAGGCAAGAGCGCGACCCTCAACAATATCCTGAACCAGGTCACGGCGATCTACCGGCCGCGCCTTTTCATCGTCGAGGCGGGCAACTCGTTCGGCCTGTTTGGCGACTTCGCGGCGCGGCTGGGGCTGACGGTGCATCGCGTGAAGCTCGCACCCGGCGCAGGGGTCAGTCTCGCTCCGTTCGCCGATGCACACCGCCTGGTGGAGACGCCCAGCCAGGTGCAGACCCTCGACGCCGACGCCCTGGACGAGGACCGCGAGGAAGCAGCGCAGGTCGCCGATGCCGACGAGCAGCGCGATGTGCTGGGCGAACTGGAGATCACCGCGCGGCTGATGATCACCGGCGGCGAGGACAAGGAAGAGGCCCGCATGACGCGCGCCGACCGCAGCCTGATCCGCCAGTGCATCCTCGACGCGGCTCAGCGCTGCGTGGCGGAGAAACGCACGGTGCTCACGCGCGACGTGCGCGATGCGCTGCGCGAACGCGCCCGCGATGCGACGCTACCGGAGGCACGGCGCACCCGGTTGCTGGAGATGGCCGACGCCATGGACATGTTCTGCCAAGGCGTCGACGGCGAGATGTTCGACCGCCCCGGAACGCCCTGGCCCGAGGCCGACATCACCATCGTCGATCTGGCGACCTTCGCCCGCGAGGGCTACAACGCCCAGCTCTCGATCGCCTACATCAGCCTCATCAACACGGTGAACAACATCGCCGAGCGCGATCAGTTTCTCGGGCGGCCCATCATCAACGTCACCGACGAGGGCCACATCATCACCAAGAACCCGCTGCTCGCTCCCTACGTGGTCAAGATCACCAAGATGTGGCGCAAGCTCGGCGCCTGGTACTGGCTGGCGACCCAGAACATCGACGATCTGCCGAAGGCGGCCGAACCGATGCTCAACATGATCGAGTGGTGGATCTGCCTCTCCATGCCGCCGGATGAGGTGGAAAAGATCGCGCGCTTCCGCGAGCTGAGCCCGGCGCAGAAAGCGCTGATGCTGTCGGCGCGCAAGGAGGCCGGCAAGTTCAGCGAGGGCGTGATCCTGTCCAAGTCGATGGAAGTGCTGTTCCGCGCGGTGCCGCCCAGCCTATACCTGGCGCTGGCCCAGACCGAGCCGGAAGAGAAGGCCGAGCGCTTCCAGTTGATCCAGCAATACGGCATCGGTGAGCTGGATGCGGCCTTCAAGGTCGCCGAGAAGATCGACCGTGCCCGCGGCATCGAGCCGCTGGCGCTCGATGCGTTGGCGTGA
- a CDS encoding TIGR03751 family conjugal transfer lipoprotein, with the protein MRRNWTDTVVAMLVATALGGCATSKDKVLPHGDHTMLDVWNQETGGSAGGGQPARQLLDARQGLRRPLTEADVQAVPANNAAYTRTAANEIHRQFHRLPNPDLVMYVFPHLAGSDPVPVPGYTTVFPLYQRVQYAMPGERLEDY; encoded by the coding sequence ATGCGTCGGAACTGGACTGATACGGTCGTGGCCATGCTCGTGGCCACGGCGCTGGGCGGCTGTGCCACCAGCAAGGACAAGGTGCTGCCGCATGGCGATCACACCATGCTAGATGTCTGGAACCAGGAGACCGGCGGCAGCGCGGGCGGGGGCCAGCCGGCCCGGCAACTGCTCGATGCGCGCCAGGGCCTGCGCCGGCCGCTGACCGAGGCCGACGTGCAGGCCGTCCCCGCGAACAACGCGGCCTACACCCGCACGGCGGCCAACGAAATCCACCGCCAGTTCCACCGGCTGCCGAACCCGGACCTGGTGATGTACGTCTTCCCGCACCTGGCCGGCAGCGACCCCGTGCCGGTACCCGGCTACACCACGGTGTTTCCGCTCTACCAACGGGTGCAGTACGCCATGCCGGGCGAGCGTCTGGAGGACTACTGA